From a region of the Campylobacter showae genome:
- a CDS encoding type IV pilus twitching motility protein PilT, with product MEQIRQETQNDSLEPKKIDVSLETLLKTVVHNKASDLHLVARSEPQIRIDGTLRPLELGVLKGHDIQDICYALITDVQKSDLEENRELDFAIELPGVGRFRGNYYYTMNGDLAAAFRIIPTDIPSLDDLRAPAIFKEVVKREKGLILVTGPTGSGKSTTLAAMLNEINLNERKHIITVEDPVEFVHTNKKGLFSHRNVGVDTKSYAKALKSALREDPDIILVGELRDRETISTAITAAETGHLVFGTLHTNSAIQTINRIIDSFEGGEQLQVRNMLSVSLTAVISQSLLPKIGSGRLAIHEILINNNAIANLIRENKVHQIYSQMQLNQQVTGMMTQTQSLMKAIRANQITKEMAMRYSTNQQELAPLLGM from the coding sequence ATGGAGCAAATAAGGCAAGAAACTCAAAATGATAGTTTAGAGCCCAAGAAGATAGACGTAAGCTTGGAGACGTTATTAAAAACGGTCGTCCACAATAAGGCCAGTGACTTGCACCTTGTTGCAAGAAGCGAGCCGCAGATCAGAATAGACGGAACCTTGAGGCCGCTTGAGCTCGGCGTGCTAAAAGGGCACGATATACAAGATATCTGCTATGCGCTCATAACCGACGTGCAAAAAAGCGATCTCGAGGAAAATAGGGAGCTTGACTTCGCAATAGAGCTTCCCGGCGTTGGACGTTTTAGAGGAAACTATTACTATACTATGAATGGCGATTTGGCTGCCGCATTTCGTATTATTCCGACAGATATTCCGTCTCTTGACGACCTTAGAGCGCCTGCTATTTTTAAAGAAGTGGTAAAGCGCGAAAAGGGACTAATTTTGGTCACCGGACCTACGGGTAGCGGTAAATCGACGACGCTTGCCGCGATGCTAAACGAGATAAATTTAAACGAAAGAAAGCATATTATTACTGTAGAAGATCCTGTCGAGTTCGTGCACACGAATAAAAAAGGTCTTTTTTCTCATAGAAACGTCGGCGTGGATACCAAGTCTTATGCCAAGGCGCTCAAAAGCGCGCTTCGTGAAGACCCTGATATTATTTTGGTGGGCGAGCTTCGAGACAGAGAAACGATATCTACCGCTATTACGGCAGCAGAGACTGGCCACTTGGTATTTGGCACGCTGCACACAAACTCGGCTATTCAGACTATCAACCGTATCATAGATAGCTTTGAGGGTGGCGAGCAGCTTCAGGTGCGAAATATGCTCTCGGTTTCGTTAACTGCGGTTATATCGCAAAGCTTACTTCCAAAAATAGGCAGCGGACGACTTGCTATACACGAAATACTAATTAACAATAATGCTATCGCAAACCTTATTCGAGAAAACAAGGTGCATCAAATTTACTCCCAAATGCAGCTAAACCAACAAGTAACCGGCATGATGACGCAAACGCAGTCCTTAATGAAAGCTATTAGAGCAAATCAAATCACGAAAGAAATGGCGATGAGATATTCAACCAATCAGCAAGAACTCGCGCCATTGTTAGGTATGTAA
- the gatC gene encoding Asp-tRNA(Asn)/Glu-tRNA(Gln) amidotransferase subunit GatC — protein MQIDDTLLTKLEKLSSLKVESGKRREIEGQLSEILSFAGILDELDLSASQAVVSSREGGTPLREDVSVSSDVIETILKNAPMSSEHFFVVPKIIE, from the coding sequence ATGCAGATAGACGATACTTTATTAACCAAACTCGAAAAGCTTAGTTCGCTCAAAGTCGAGAGTGGCAAGCGAAGGGAAATCGAAGGTCAGCTTAGTGAAATTTTGAGCTTCGCGGGAATACTAGACGAGCTTGATCTAAGCGCTTCTCAAGCGGTAGTAAGCTCTAGAGAGGGCGGAACTCCGCTAAGAGAAGACGTAAGTGTGAGCTCTGACGTGATAGAAACTATACTTAAAAACGCTCCAATGAGTAGCGAACACTTCTTTGTCGTGCCGAAAATTATAGAATAA